The following proteins are co-located in the Helicobacter acinonychis genome:
- a CDS encoding 6-pyruvoyl trahydropterin synthase family protein, which translates to MIIRRLYKFCASHVVRNCSSLKCAQNIHGHNYEVEVFIETNRLDHANMALDFGLMQQEMQTFIDSFDHAHHFWDKESIEFQRFIENHCVRYVKCSFNLSAESYALMFLYYLSRILQKSVFSNHEGELKVSSVRVHETKNGYAESFLKDLENPHFKTLVHQNCVSFSQGIQSLWQDKDFFNKIISDEEKCFFHAKPLHQIP; encoded by the coding sequence ATGATTATCAGGCGATTGTATAAATTTTGCGCTAGCCATGTGGTGCGTAATTGTTCCTCTTTAAAATGCGCTCAAAATATCCATGGGCATAATTATGAAGTGGAAGTCTTTATTGAAACTAACCGCTTAGATCATGCGAACATGGCACTAGATTTTGGATTGATGCAACAAGAAATGCAAACCTTTATAGACTCCTTTGATCATGCCCATCATTTTTGGGATAAAGAAAGTATTGAATTCCAGCGTTTTATAGAAAATCATTGCGTGCGTTATGTGAAATGCTCGTTTAATTTGAGTGCAGAGAGTTACGCTCTTATGTTTTTATACTACCTTTCACGCATTTTACAAAAAAGCGTTTTTTCTAATCATGAAGGGGAGTTAAAAGTCTCTAGCGTGCGCGTGCATGAGACGAAAAACGGCTACGCTGAAAGCTTTTTAAAAGATTTAGAAAACCCCCACTTTAAAACTTTAGTGCATCAAAATTGCGTCTCTTTTTCACAAGGCATTCAAAGCTTGTGGCAAGACAAGGACTTTTTTAATAAAATCATTAGCGATGAAGAAAAATGCTTTTTTCACGCTAAACCCTTACACCAAATCCCTTAA
- the htpX gene encoding zinc metalloprotease HtpX, translated as MMNFEKIIAQNKLKTNAVLTTYCVIFAFIGLLVDVIRINANDLGIALFKLITFQIFPTITVIMFLVAFVVIVVCIQNFSSIMLSGDEYKLIDPSKVLSSKENQIHGLLLELLEEAKLNFEPKLYIINAPYMNAFASGWNETNSLIALTSALIERLDRDELKAVIAHELSHIRHNDIRLTMCVGILSNIMLLVANFSVYFFMGNRKNSGANLAKMILLVLQIVLPFLTLILQMYLSRTREYMADSGAAFLMHDSKPMIRALQKISNDYKENDYKEIDTNSTRSAAYLFNAEMFSTHPSIKNRIQSLSRRAL; from the coding sequence ATGATGAATTTTGAAAAGATTATCGCACAAAACAAGCTCAAAACGAATGCGGTTTTAACCACTTATTGCGTGATTTTTGCTTTTATTGGGTTGTTAGTGGATGTTATTAGAATCAACGCTAACGATTTAGGCATAGCCCTTTTTAAACTCATCACTTTTCAAATTTTTCCTACCATTACTGTTATCATGTTTTTAGTGGCTTTTGTCGTTATTGTTGTTTGTATTCAAAATTTTAGCTCTATCATGTTAAGCGGTGATGAATACAAACTTATTGATCCAAGCAAGGTTTTAAGCTCTAAAGAAAATCAAATCCACGGCCTTTTATTAGAGCTTTTAGAAGAAGCTAAACTTAATTTTGAACCCAAACTTTATATCATTAACGCCCCTTATATGAACGCTTTTGCGAGCGGTTGGAATGAAACTAACTCCCTTATCGCTCTTACAAGCGCTTTAATAGAGAGGTTGGATAGAGATGAATTAAAAGCCGTGATCGCTCATGAACTCAGCCACATAAGACACAATGACATTCGCTTGACCATGTGTGTGGGGATTTTAAGCAATATCATGCTGTTAGTGGCTAATTTTAGCGTGTATTTTTTCATGGGGAATCGCAAGAATAGTGGGGCGAATTTGGCAAAAATGATTTTATTGGTTTTACAGATTGTTTTGCCTTTTTTAACGCTCATTTTACAAATGTATTTGAGCCGCACACGAGAATACATGGCCGATAGTGGGGCGGCATTTTTAATGCATGATAGTAAGCCCATGATTAGGGCCTTACAAAAAATTTCTAACGATTACAAAGAAAACGATTATAAAGAAATAGACACTAATAGCACCCGATCAGCGGCTTATCTTTTTAACGCTGAAATGTTTAGCACCCACCCTAGCATTAAAAATCGTATCCAATCTTTATCAAGGCGCGCTCTTTAA
- a CDS encoding DNA adenine methylase, with the protein MHADLFNQNASKKDIFLHNLRSSNGRYKRYIKAPLRYGGGKSLAVGLIVEYIPNNVRRIISPFIGGGSVEIACATELGLEVLGFDIFDILVNFYQVLLKEKQALYDNLLSLEPTQETYNTLKQELKAHYKKECVLNPLILARDYYFNFNLSYGPGFLGWMSKIYTDKQRYLNALLKIKDFNAPSLKVECSSFEEVLLAYPNDFLYLDPPYVLENSKMFKGIYPMRNFPIHHNGFKHEVLAQMLKRHKGPFILSYNDCEFVRNAYKDFKILEPSWQYTMGQGETRMGKNRLERGDNNHVKQSHELLIIKE; encoded by the coding sequence ATGCATGCGGATTTATTCAATCAAAACGCTAGCAAAAAAGATATTTTTTTGCACAATTTACGCTCTAGCAATGGGCGTTATAAACGCTACATAAAAGCCCCTTTAAGATATGGTGGGGGCAAGTCTTTAGCGGTAGGGTTAATAGTGGAATATATACCTAATAATGTGCGTAGGATTATTAGCCCTTTTATAGGTGGGGGGAGCGTGGAAATTGCGTGCGCAACAGAATTAGGTTTAGAAGTATTAGGCTTTGATATTTTTGATATTTTAGTGAATTTTTATCAAGTGTTGCTCAAAGAGAAACAAGCTCTTTATGATAATTTGCTCTCTTTAGAACCTACGCAAGAAACTTATAATACTCTCAAACAAGAGTTAAAAGCCCACTATAAAAAAGAATGTGTTTTAAACCCTTTAATTTTGGCTAGAGATTATTATTTTAATTTTAATTTGAGCTATGGACCAGGATTTTTAGGGTGGATGAGTAAAATTTATACTGATAAACAACGCTATCTAAACGCCCTTTTAAAAATTAAAGATTTTAACGCCCCTAGCTTAAAGGTGGAATGTTCTAGTTTTGAAGAAGTGTTGCTCGCTTACCCTAATGATTTTCTCTATCTTGACCCCCCTTATGTGTTAGAAAATTCTAAAATGTTTAAGGGGATTTATCCTATGCGTAATTTTCCTATCCACCACAATGGCTTTAAACATGAAGTATTGGCTCAAATGCTAAAGAGGCATAAAGGACCATTTATTTTAAGTTATAATGACTGCGAATTCGTAAGGAATGCTTATAAGGATTTTAAGATTTTAGAGCCATCTTGGCAATACACTATGGGACAAGGCGAAACCAGAATGGGTAAAAATCGCTTAGAAAGAGGCGACAATAATCATGTTAAACAATCTCATGAATTATTAATTATCAAGGAGTAA
- the recR gene encoding recombination mediator RecR, with amino-acid sequence MNTYKNSLNHFLNLVDCLEKIPNVGKKSAFKMAYHLGLENPYLALKLTHALENALENLKTCTSCNALSESEICEICSDESRQNSQLCMVLHPRDVFILEDLKDFLGRYHVLNSIENVDFNALEKRLIKEKIKEIIFAFPPTLANDSLMLYIEDKLQHCHLTFTKIAQGVPAGVNFENIDSVSLSRAFNSRIKA; translated from the coding sequence ATGAATACTTATAAAAATAGCTTGAACCACTTTCTAAATTTAGTGGATTGTTTAGAAAAAATCCCCAATGTGGGTAAAAAATCTGCCTTTAAAATGGCGTATCATTTGGGTTTGGAAAACCCATATCTAGCGCTCAAACTCACGCACGCATTAGAAAACGCCCTAGAAAATCTTAAAACATGCACATCTTGTAATGCACTCAGTGAGAGTGAAATTTGTGAGATTTGCTCTGATGAAAGCAGGCAAAATTCTCAGCTTTGCATGGTTTTACACCCAAGAGATGTGTTTATTTTAGAAGATTTAAAGGACTTTTTAGGGCGCTATCATGTGTTAAATTCTATAGAAAATGTGGATTTTAACGCCCTAGAAAAACGCTTGATTAAAGAAAAGATTAAAGAAATCATTTTTGCTTTCCCTCCCACTTTAGCTAATGATTCTTTAATGCTCTATATTGAAGATAAATTGCAACATTGCCACCTCACTTTCACTAAAATCGCTCAAGGTGTGCCTGCTGGAGTGAATTTTGAAAACATTGACTCAGTCTCCCTTTCAAGGGCGTTCAATTCAAGGATCAAAGCATGA
- a CDS encoding outer membrane protein: MQKIVFSLSLFSSLSLFSFCSAEENGAYASVGFEYSMSYAIQHNNPFLNQERIKIISNAYNQINGLNQVANQVKNMPKTFEYINNNLKNNPKPSATAMQAEAYYLQSTLKNIEKIVMVSHSAPSNPKLVQALEEMQKPTADPLELVTNLKNLELQFNHSQNNILASLSSQTARLSNSLNSLDPSAHSKNISNMYGVTLSVGYKHFFTKKRNQGFRYYLFYDYGYTHFSFAGNGIGLGKMNNHLYGLGVDYLFNFIDNAQKHSSVGFYVGFALAGSSWVGSGLSLWISQMDFINNYLTNYQAEMHTSFFQIPLNFGFRVNVDRHNGFEMGLKIPLAINSFYETHGKGLNTSLFFKRLVMFNVSYVYSF, translated from the coding sequence ATGCAAAAAATCGTATTCTCTCTGTCTTTATTCTCATCTTTATCTTTATTCTCTTTTTGTAGCGCTGAAGAAAATGGGGCGTATGCGAGCGTGGGGTTTGAATATTCTATGAGCTATGCCATCCAACACAACAACCCCTTTTTAAATCAAGAACGCATTAAAATCATTTCCAACGCTTACAATCAAATCAATGGACTCAATCAAGTTGCAAATCAAGTCAAAAACATGCCCAAAACCTTTGAATATATCAATAACAATCTAAAAAACAACCCTAAACCAAGCGCTACTGCAATGCAAGCTGAAGCTTACTACCTCCAATCCACGCTTAAGAACATTGAAAAAATAGTGATGGTTAGCCATAGCGCTCCATCCAACCCTAAATTAGTCCAAGCGTTAGAAGAAATGCAAAAACCCACTGCCGATCCTTTAGAATTAGTCACAAACTTAAAAAATTTAGAATTGCAATTCAACCACTCTCAAAACAACATCCTTGCTTCGCTTTCTTCTCAAACCGCTCGCCTTTCAAATTCTTTAAACTCGCTTGATCCTAGTGCTCATTCTAAAAACATTTCAAACATGTATGGGGTAACTTTGAGCGTGGGATACAAGCATTTTTTTACCAAAAAGAGGAATCAAGGGTTTCGCTATTACTTGTTTTATGACTATGGCTACACTCATTTCAGTTTTGCGGGTAATGGCATTGGTTTAGGGAAAATGAACAACCATCTCTATGGGCTTGGAGTGGATTATCTTTTTAATTTCATTGACAATGCGCAAAAACATTCTAGCGTGGGTTTTTATGTGGGCTTTGCTTTAGCGGGGAGTTCTTGGGTGGGGAGTGGTTTGAGTCTGTGGATAAGCCAAATGGATTTTATCAACAATTATTTGACCAACTATCAAGCTGAAATGCACACCAGTTTTTTTCAAATCCCTTTGAATTTTGGATTTCGTGTGAATGTGGATAGGCATAATGGCTTTGAAATGGGCTTAAAGATCCCTTTAGCGATCAATTCTTTTTATGAAACGCATGGCAAAGGGTTAAACACTTCCCTCTTTTTTAAACGCCTTGTCATGTTTAATGTAAGTTATGTTTATAGTTTTTAG
- a CDS encoding 7-carboxy-7-deazaguanine synthase QueE, producing MKLPVVESFFSLQGEGQRIGKPSLFLRLGGCNLSCKGFGCKTLFNDEILIGCDSLYAVHPKFKKSWDYYNEPKPLIERLVHLTPNHKNFDFILTGGEPSLYFNNPILTSVLEHFHRKKIPLFVESNGSIFFEFSSILKELHFTLSVKLSLSLEKENKRINLKALQNILDNAKSVHFKFVLDSKNAVQSITEIKSLLKQLSLKNNEIFLMPLGTNNNELDNHLKIIAPLAIEHGFRLSDRLHIRLWDNKKGF from the coding sequence ATGAAACTCCCAGTCGTTGAGAGCTTTTTTTCCTTACAAGGTGAAGGCCAAAGGATAGGCAAGCCCAGTCTTTTTTTGCGTTTGGGGGGGTGTAACCTTTCTTGTAAGGGATTTGGTTGCAAAACCTTATTCAATGATGAAATTTTAATAGGTTGTGATAGTTTGTATGCGGTGCACCCTAAATTTAAAAAATCTTGGGATTATTATAATGAGCCTAAGCCACTGATTGAGCGATTAGTCCATTTAACCCCCAATCACAAGAATTTTGATTTCATTCTCACAGGCGGGGAGCCAAGCTTATATTTTAATAACCCTATTTTAACCAGCGTTTTAGAGCATTTCCATCGCAAAAAAATCCCTTTATTTGTGGAGAGTAACGGCTCTATTTTTTTTGAATTTAGCTCTATTTTAAAAGAATTGCATTTCACCTTAAGCGTCAAACTCTCTCTTTCTTTAGAAAAAGAAAACAAACGGATTAATCTTAAAGCCCTACAAAACATTTTAGATAACGCTAAAAGCGTGCATTTTAAATTTGTTTTGGACAGCAAAAACGCCGTGCAATCTATCACAGAAATTAAAAGCCTTTTGAAACAACTTTCATTAAAAAATAATGAAATCTTTTTAATGCCTCTGGGCACAAATAACAACGAATTAGACAACCATCTAAAAATCATAGCCCCCCTAGCCATAGAGCATGGCTTCAGGCTGAGCGATAGGCTTCATATCCGCTTGTGGGATAACAAGAAAGGGTTTTAA
- the surE gene encoding 5'/3'-nucleotidase SurE has protein sequence MKKILLTNDDGYHAKGIKALEQALEKMAEIYVVAPKHEKSACSQCITITTPLRAEKIKGKEGRHYRIDDGTPSDCVYLAINELFKHVSFDLVISGINLGSNMGEDTIYSGTVAGAIEGTIQGVPSIAISQILSNKNKNTPLSFDLAQKIIQDLVQNIFTKGYPLKGRKLLNVNIPNCSLQEYKGECITPKGYRVYKKEVHRRTDPKNESYFWLGLHPLEWQKRENEERFSDFDAVVSNHVSITPLNLDLTSYSDLKSLESWHRGMLK, from the coding sequence ATGAAAAAAATTTTACTCACTAACGATGATGGCTATCATGCAAAAGGCATTAAAGCTTTAGAACAAGCCCTAGAGAAGATGGCAGAAATTTATGTGGTCGCCCCCAAGCATGAAAAAAGTGCATGTTCGCAATGCATCACTATCACCACGCCTTTAAGAGCCGAGAAAATTAAGGGCAAAGAAGGTAGGCATTATAGGATTGATGATGGCACGCCAAGCGATTGCGTGTATTTGGCTATCAATGAGCTGTTTAAACATGTCTCTTTTGATTTAGTGATTTCAGGGATCAATCTTGGATCTAACATGGGCGAAGACACGATTTATTCTGGAACGGTAGCCGGAGCGATTGAAGGCACTATCCAAGGCGTGCCTTCCATTGCGATTTCTCAAATCCTTTCTAACAAAAATAAAAACACTCCCTTAAGTTTTGATCTAGCTCAAAAGATTATCCAAGATCTAGTCCAAAACATTTTCACCAAAGGCTATCCTTTAAAAGGACGCAAACTCTTAAATGTGAATATCCCTAATTGCTCCTTACAAGAATATAAGGGTGAATGCATCACCCCTAAAGGCTATAGAGTGTATAAAAAAGAAGTGCATAGGCGCACAGACCCTAAAAATGAAAGCTATTTTTGGCTAGGATTACACCCTTTAGAATGGCAAAAGCGTGAAAATGAAGAAAGATTCTCTGATTTTGACGCTGTTGTTTCAAATCATGTCTCTATCACGCCTTTAAATTTGGATTTAACGAGTTATAGTGATTTGAAAAGCTTGGAATCTTGGCATAGGGGAATGTTAAAGTGA
- a CDS encoding GNAT family N-acetyltransferase has translation MTIKVFSPQYLSELEDFYAKRIADNPLGFIQRLDLLPSISEFVQKLHEHGGEFFEMRDNGKLIGICGLNHANKKEAELCKFHIDTTYQSKGLGKKLYESVERYASIKGYTKISLHVSKSQIKACNLYQKLGFLQVKEEDCAVKLGKETLIFPTIFMEKILS, from the coding sequence ATGACCATCAAAGTTTTTTCGCCCCAATATCTTAGTGAATTAGAAGATTTTTATGCCAAACGCATCGCTGATAACCCTTTAGGGTTTATCCAACGATTGGATCTTTTGCCTAGCATTAGCGAGTTTGTTCAAAAATTGCACGAACATGGTGGGGAATTTTTTGAAATGAGAGATAATGGGAAGCTCATTGGGATTTGTGGGCTTAATCATGCCAATAAAAAAGAAGCAGAGTTGTGTAAATTCCACATTGACACCACTTATCAATCTAAAGGGCTTGGTAAAAAACTCTATGAAAGCGTGGAGCGATACGCTTCTATTAAGGGCTATACTAAAATCTCTCTTCATGTGAGCAAGAGCCAGATCAAGGCATGCAACCTCTATCAAAAGCTAGGTTTTTTGCAAGTCAAAGAAGAGGATTGTGCGGTGAAATTGGGCAAAGAGACTTTAATTTTTCCTACGATTTTTATGGAAAAGATTTTGTCTTAA
- the folE gene encoding GTP cyclohydrolase I FolE, whose product MENFFNQFFENIGEDKNREGLKNTPKRVQELWNFLYKGYKEDPKVALKSAYFQGVCDEMIVAQHIEFYSTCEHHLLPFFGNISLGYIPKEKIIGISAIAKLIEIYSKRLQIQERLTTQIAETFDEIIEPRGVIVICEAKHLCMSMQGVQKQNAIIKTSALKGLFKKDPKTRAEFMQLLKS is encoded by the coding sequence ATGGAAAATTTTTTCAACCAATTTTTTGAAAACATCGGCGAAGATAAGAATAGAGAAGGTTTGAAAAACACGCCTAAAAGAGTTCAAGAATTATGGAATTTCTTGTATAAAGGCTATAAAGAAGACCCTAAAGTGGCTTTAAAAAGTGCGTATTTTCAAGGCGTTTGCGATGAAATGATAGTGGCTCAACACATTGAATTTTACTCCACTTGCGAGCATCATTTACTCCCTTTTTTTGGGAATATTAGCTTAGGTTATATTCCTAAAGAAAAGATTATCGGCATTAGTGCGATCGCTAAACTCATTGAAATTTATAGCAAACGCTTACAAATCCAAGAAAGATTGACCACTCAAATTGCAGAAACCTTTGATGAAATCATAGAGCCAAGGGGCGTGATAGTGATTTGTGAGGCCAAACATTTGTGCATGAGCATGCAAGGGGTGCAAAAGCAAAATGCGATCATTAAAACAAGTGCGTTAAAAGGCCTATTCAAAAAAGACCCTAAAACTAGAGCTGAATTTATGCAACTCTTAAAATCTTAG
- a CDS encoding polyprenyl synthetase family protein — translation MNNPNLSFYYNECERFESFLKNHRLHLESFHPYLEKAFFEMVLNGGKRFRPKLFLAVLCALVGKKDYLNQQTEYFKIALSIECLHTYSLIHDDLPCMDNAALRRNHPTLHAKYNETSAVLIGDALNTYSFELLSNASLESHIIVELVKILSTNGGIKGMILGQALDCYFENTPLNLEQLTFLHEHKTAKLVSASLIMGLVASGNKDEELSKWLQDFGLKIGLCFQVLDDIIDVTQDEKESGKTTHLDSAKNSFVNLLGLEKASDYAQTLKTEILNDLNALKPTHILLKENLNILLNTLFKGKT, via the coding sequence ATGAATAACCCTAATTTATCCTTTTATTATAACGAGTGCGAGCGTTTTGAAAGCTTTTTAAAAAACCATCGTCTACACCTTGAAAGCTTCCACCCTTATTTGGAAAAAGCCTTTTTTGAAATGGTGCTTAATGGAGGCAAAAGGTTTCGCCCCAAGCTTTTTTTAGCCGTGCTTTGTGCTTTAGTGGGTAAAAAAGATTATTTAAACCAACAAACAGAATATTTTAAAATCGCTTTAAGTATTGAATGCTTGCACACTTATTCGCTTATCCATGACGATTTACCTTGCATGGATAATGCCGCTTTAAGAAGAAACCACCCCACTTTACACGCTAAATACAATGAAACTTCAGCCGTTTTAATAGGCGATGCGCTCAACACTTACTCTTTTGAATTGCTCTCAAACGCTTCATTAGAAAGTCACATTATTGTGGAGTTGGTCAAAATCTTAAGCACTAATGGGGGGATTAAAGGCATGATCTTAGGGCAAGCTTTGGATTGCTATTTTGAAAACACGCCCTTAAATTTAGAGCAACTCACTTTCTTACACGAGCATAAAACTGCTAAATTGGTTAGTGCAAGCTTGATCATGGGGCTTGTTGCCAGCGGTAATAAAGATGAAGAGCTTTCCAAGTGGCTTCAAGATTTTGGTTTAAAAATAGGTCTTTGCTTTCAAGTGTTAGATGATATTATAGATGTTACACAAGATGAAAAAGAAAGCGGTAAAACCACTCATTTAGATAGCGCTAAAAACAGCTTTGTGAATTTATTGGGGCTAGAAAAAGCAAGCGATTACGCTCAAACTTTAAAAACAGAGATTTTAAACGATTTGAATGCATTAAAACCCACTCATATTTTGTTGAAAGAAAATTTGAACATATTGTTAAACACTCTATTTAAAGGCAAAACATGA
- the truD gene encoding tRNA pseudouridine(13) synthase TruD, with protein sequence MNLNFMPLLHAYNHASIDFHFNSSARDFCVHEVPLYEFSNKGEHAIIQVRKSGLSTLEMLQIFSQILGVKIAELGYAGLKDKNALTTQFVSLPKKYAPLLEKNTSNFQERNLKILSLNYHHNKIKLGHLKGNRFFMRFKKMTPLNAHKTKQVLEQIVQFGMPNYFGSQRFGKFNDNHKEGLKILQNEAKFKNQKLNAFLISSYQSYLFNSLLSKRLEISKIISDFSLKEGLEFFKQKNLNIHSNALKALKNQDHPFKILEGDVMCHYPYGKFFDALELEKESERFLKKEAVPMGLLDGKKALYAKNLSLEIEKEFQNHILSDHAKTLGSRRFFWVFVENLTSKYIKEKAQFELEFYLPKGSYASALLKEIKHQKGENNDEF encoded by the coding sequence ATGAATTTAAACTTTATGCCCTTATTGCATGCTTATAACCATGCGAGCATTGATTTTCATTTCAATTCTAGCGCAAGGGATTTTTGCGTGCATGAAGTGCCTTTGTATGAATTTAGTAATAAGGGCGAACATGCCATTATTCAAGTGAGAAAAAGCGGTTTAAGCACTTTAGAAATGCTTCAAATTTTTTCTCAAATTTTAGGGGTAAAAATTGCAGAATTGGGTTATGCGGGCTTGAAAGATAAAAACGCGCTAACGACTCAATTTGTCTCACTCCCTAAAAAATACGCCCCCTTACTAGAAAAAAATACGAGCAACTTTCAAGAAAGAAACCTTAAGATTTTATCTTTAAATTACCATCATAATAAGATCAAATTAGGGCATTTAAAGGGGAATCGCTTTTTTATGCGTTTTAAGAAAATGACCCCCCTAAACGCTCACAAGACAAAGCAGGTTTTAGAACAAATCGTGCAGTTTGGTATGCCTAATTATTTTGGTTCACAACGCTTTGGGAAGTTTAATGACAACCATAAAGAGGGTTTAAAAATCTTACAAAATGAAGCGAAATTTAAGAATCAAAAATTAAACGCTTTTTTAATCTCAAGCTATCAAAGTTACTTGTTTAATTCGCTTTTAAGCAAACGATTAGAAATCAGTAAAATAATCAGCGACTTTAGCCTAAAAGAGGGTTTAGAGTTTTTTAAACAAAAAAATTTAAATATCCATTCAAACGCCCTAAAAGCCCTTAAAAACCAAGATCACCCCTTTAAAATCCTAGAAGGTGATGTGATGTGCCATTACCCTTATGGGAAGTTTTTTGACGCTTTAGAGTTAGAAAAAGAAAGCGAAAGGTTTTTAAAAAAAGAAGCTGTGCCTATGGGGTTATTAGATGGTAAAAAGGCTCTTTATGCAAAAAATTTGAGTTTAGAAATTGAAAAAGAATTCCAAAACCATATTTTAAGTGACCATGCTAAAACGCTAGGCTCTAGGCGGTTTTTTTGGGTGTTTGTAGAAAATTTAACTTCCAAATATATAAAAGAAAAAGCGCAATTTGAATTGGAATTTTACTTGCCTAAAGGGAGTTATGCGAGTGCATTGCTCAAAGAAATCAAGCATCAGAAAGGAGAAAATAATGATGAATTTTGA
- a CDS encoding 7-carboxy-7-deazaguanine synthase QueE, with product MKLPVVESFFSLQGEGQRIGKPSLFLRLGGCNLSCKGFGCKTLFNDEILIGCDSLYAVHPKFKKSWDYYNEPKPLIERLVHLTPNHKNFDFILTGGEPSLYFNNPILTSVLEHFHRKKIPLFVESNGSIFFEFSSILKELHFTLSVKLSLSLEKENKRINLKALQNILDNAKSVHFKFVLDSKNAVQSITEIKSLLKQLSLKNNEIFLMPLGTNNNELDNHLYAFLLLDN from the coding sequence ATGAAACTCCCAGTCGTTGAGAGCTTTTTTTCCTTACAAGGTGAAGGCCAAAGGATAGGCAAGCCCAGTCTTTTTTTGCGTTTGGGGGGGTGTAACCTTTCTTGTAAGGGATTTGGTTGCAAAACCTTATTCAATGATGAAATTTTAATAGGTTGTGATAGTTTGTATGCGGTGCACCCTAAATTTAAAAAATCTTGGGATTATTATAATGAGCCTAAGCCACTGATTGAGCGATTAGTCCATTTAACCCCCAATCACAAGAATTTTGATTTCATTCTCACAGGCGGGGAGCCAAGCTTATATTTTAATAACCCTATTTTAACCAGCGTTTTAGAGCATTTCCATCGCAAAAAAATCCCTTTATTTGTGGAGAGTAACGGCTCTATTTTTTTTGAATTTAGCTCTATTTTAAAAGAATTGCATTTCACCTTAAGCGTCAAACTCTCTCTTTCTTTAGAAAAAGAAAACAAACGGATTAATCTTAAAGCCCTACAAAACATTTTAGATAACGCTAAAAGCGTGCATTTTAAATTTGTTTTGGACAGCAAAAACGCCGTGCAATCTATCACAGAAATTAAAAGCCTTTTGAAACAACTTTCATTAAAAAATAATGAAATCTTTTTAATGCCTCTGGGCACAAATAACAACGAATTAGACAACCATCTATATGCATTTTTACTCCTTGATAATTAA
- a CDS encoding formamidase, protein MGSIGSIGKPIEGFLVAAIQFPVPIVNSKKDIENNVQSIIRTLHATKAGYPGVELIIFPEYSTQGLNTAKWLSEEFLLDVGGKETEAYAQACKEAKVYGVFSIMERNPDPNKNPYNTAIIINPKGEIILHYRKLFPWNPIEPWYPGDKGMPVCDGPGGSKLAVCICHDGMIPELAREAAYKGCNVYIRISGYSTQVNDQWILTNRSNAWHNLMYTVSVNLAGYDNVFYYFGEGQICNFDGTTLVQGHRNPWEIVTGEIYPKMADNARLSWGLENNIYNLGHRGYVAKPGGEPDAGLTYIKDLAASKYKLPWEDHMQIKDGSIYGYPTSGGRFGK, encoded by the coding sequence ATGGGAAGCATTGGTAGTATAGGTAAGCCCATTGAGGGTTTTTTGGTCGCAGCCATCCAGTTTCCTGTCCCCATTGTCAATAGCAAAAAGGACATTGAAAACAATGTGCAGAGCATTATTAGAACTCTACACGCCACAAAAGCGGGTTATCCGGGCGTGGAGCTCATTATCTTCCCTGAATACAGCACACAGGGACTAAACACGGCTAAGTGGTTGAGCGAGGAGTTTTTGCTAGATGTGGGTGGCAAGGAGACGGAGGCGTATGCACAGGCATGCAAGGAGGCTAAGGTTTATGGCGTATTTTCCATCATGGAAAGAAATCCCGATCCTAACAAAAACCCCTACAACACGGCTATCATCATCAATCCTAAAGGCGAAATCATTTTGCATTACCGCAAACTCTTCCCTTGGAACCCTATTGAACCTTGGTATCCTGGGGACAAGGGCATGCCCGTGTGTGATGGACCTGGGGGCTCTAAGCTAGCCGTGTGTATCTGCCATGATGGGATGATTCCGGAGTTAGCCAGGGAAGCGGCTTACAAAGGATGTAATGTCTACATCCGTATCTCAGGCTACAGCACGCAAGTTAACGATCAATGGATTTTAACCAACCGCTCCAATGCTTGGCATAATTTGATGTATACCGTGAGTGTGAATTTAGCCGGTTATGACAATGTTTTCTACTACTTTGGGGAGGGGCAGATCTGTAACTTTGATGGCACGACCCTAGTTCAGGGCCACCGCAACCCTTGGGAAATCGTAACCGGTGAGATTTATCCTAAGATGGCTGACAACGCGCGGCTTAGTTGGGGGCTAGAAAACAACATCTACAACCTAGGACACCGCGGTTATGTAGCTAAGCCCGGTGGCGAGCCCGATGCAGGTTTGACTTACATCAAGGACTTGGCCGCTAGCAAATACAAGTTGCCATGGGAAGATCACATGCAAATCAAAGATGGCTCGATTTATGGCTATCCTACCAGTGGTGGGCGTTTTGGCAAGTAG